A single genomic interval of Gammaproteobacteria bacterium harbors:
- a CDS encoding helix-turn-helix transcriptional regulator: MKGSSERQLPGLLRALKVQLRASGLRQRDLAAHLGVGFSTVKRWLAGDGLDAQRLEDLCELAGISLAELVELAASELPDRITRFTPHQEQVLARDPRLFFLFFSLLNGRGADECALELGISSADLAAMLQRLARLALIRVFPDSRVRVLAARDISWRKSGPLARHFEIRKRFVDISMRDADTLYMPDFFRLSGHGVAQVHQLYESFRRELHRIADADQRAVAGDLAWHGALFLMRPLDMTAIRASFNAAPVDATSD, encoded by the coding sequence ATGAAAGGAAGCAGCGAACGCCAGTTGCCCGGCCTGCTCCGCGCACTGAAGGTACAGTTGCGCGCCAGCGGGCTGCGTCAGCGGGATCTCGCGGCGCACCTCGGTGTGGGCTTCTCGACGGTGAAGCGCTGGCTCGCGGGCGATGGGCTGGACGCCCAGCGGCTCGAAGACCTGTGCGAACTGGCCGGGATCTCGCTCGCGGAACTGGTCGAGCTCGCCGCGAGCGAGTTACCCGACAGGATCACCCGGTTCACGCCGCATCAGGAACAGGTGCTGGCACGCGACCCGCGCCTGTTCTTTCTGTTCTTTTCGCTGCTGAACGGGCGCGGCGCGGACGAATGCGCACTGGAGCTTGGCATATCGAGCGCGGACCTCGCCGCGATGCTCCAGCGCCTCGCGCGTCTTGCGCTGATCCGCGTATTTCCGGATTCTCGGGTGCGGGTGCTGGCCGCGCGTGACATCTCCTGGCGCAAGAGCGGGCCGCTGGCGCGCCATTTCGAGATCCGCAAGCGCTTCGTCGATATTTCGATGCGCGACGCCGACACGCTCTACATGCCGGATTTCTTCCGCCTCTCGGGCCACGGCGTCGCGCAGGTGCACCAGCTGTACGAAAGCTTCCGCCGCGAGCTGCATCGCATCGCGGATGCCGACCAGCGCGCGGTCGCCGGGGATCTTGCTTGGCACGGCGCGCTGTTCCTGATGCGCCCGCTCGACATGACGGCCATTCGCGCGTCTTTCAATGCGGCTCCCGTTGACGCGACGTCGGATTGA